A single window of Eucalyptus grandis isolate ANBG69807.140 chromosome 1, ASM1654582v1, whole genome shotgun sequence DNA harbors:
- the LOC104421100 gene encoding calcium-dependent protein kinase 13 yields MGNCCRSPAAVAREDVKSNYAGHDHGGKRDHGGAGGRKGGGGGGGGGGGAVAVLAGVQKENIEERYLIDRELGRGEFGVTYLCIDRASRDLLACKSISKRKLRTAVDVEDVRREVAIMRHLPRSPSIVSLKEACEDDNAVHLVMELCEGGELFDRIVARGHYTERAAAAVTRTIVEVVQLCHHHGVIHRDLKPENFLFANKKENSPLKAIDFGLSIFFKPGEKFSEIVGSPYYMAPEVLKRNYGPEIDIWSAGVILYILLCGVPPFWAESEQGVAQAILRGLIDFKRDPWPSVSEGAKSLVRQMLEPDPKLRLTATQVLEHPWLQNAKKAPNVPLGDVVKSRLKQFSMMNRFKRKALRVIAEFLSVEEVEDIKDMFKKMDVDDDGIISIEELKAGLRNFGSQLAESDVQMLIEAVDANGKGSLDYGEFLAVSLHLQRVANDEHLRKAFSYFDKDGNSFIEPDELRESLVEDGADDCSDLANEIFQEVDKDKDGKISYEEFVAMMKTGTDWRKASRHYSRGRFNSLSLKLMKDGSLNLGAE; encoded by the exons ATGGGGAACTGCTGCAGATCTccggccgccgtcgcccgggaGGACGTGAAGTCCAACTACGCCGGCCACGACCACGGCGGGAAGCGCGACCACGGCGGCGCCGGCGGGAggaagggcggcggcggcggcggaggaggaggaggcggcgccGTGGCCGTCCTCGCCGGCGTGCAGAAGGAGAACATCGAGGAGCGGTACCTGATCGACCGGGAGCTGGGGCGGGGGGAGTTCGGGGTGACGTACCTCTGCATCGACCGGGCGTCGCGGGACCTGCTGGCCTGCAAGAGCATCTCGAAGCGGAAGCTGCGGACGGCCGTGGACGTGGAGGACGTGCGGCGGGAGGTGGCGATCATGAGGCACCTGCCGCGGAGCCCCAGCATCGTGAGCCTGAAGGAGGCGTGCGAGGACGACAATGCGGTGCATTTGGTGATGGAGCTGTGCGAGGGGGGCGAACTGTTCGATCGGATCGTGGCGAGGGGGCATTACACGGAGAGGGCCGCGGCCGCGGTCACGCGGACGATCGTGGAGGTGGTGCAGCTCTGTCACCATCACGGGGTGATACACAGGGACTTGAAGCCGGAGAATTTCTTGTTCGCTAACAAGAAGGAGAATTCGCCTCTCAAGGCTATTGATTTCGGATTGTCGATATTCTTCAAGCCAG GTGAGAAGTTCTCAGAAATCGTTGGGAGTCCTTATTACATGGCTCCGGAGGTGCTCAAGAGGAATTATGGGCCAGAGATAGACATATGGAGTGCTGGTGTCATTCTCTACATTCTGTTATGTGGGGTTCCCCCATTTTGGGCTG AGTCTGAGCAAGGTGTTGCGCAGGCCATCCTACGTGGATTAATAGATTTTAAACGGGATCCTTGGCCAAGTGTCTCAGAGGGTGCTAAGAGTTTGGTGAGGCAAATGTTGGAACCAGATCCGAAGCTTCGATTAACTGCTACTCAAGTACTTG AGCATCCTTGGCTCCAAAATGCTAAGAAGGCTCCTAATGTTCCACTAGGAGATGTTGTCAAATCAAGGTTAAAACAGTTTTCCATGATGAACAGATTCAAAAGAAAGGCACTGAGG GTGATTGCTGAATTCCTATCTGTGGAAGAAGTTGAAGACATAAAAGACATGTTCAAGAAGATGGACGTTGATGATGATGGTATTATTTCAATTGAGGAATTAAAAGCTGGGCTGAGAAATTTTGGTTCTCAACTTGCTGAATCTGATGTTCAGATGCTCATCGAAGCT GTGGATGCTAATGGCAAAGGTTCATTGGACTATGGAGAGTTTCTTGCTGTTTCACTCCATCTTCAGAGGGTGGCAAATGATGAGCATCTGCGGAAAGCCTTCTCCTACTTCGACAAGGATGGCAATTCTTTCATTGAACCTGATGAGCTACGTGAATCTCTAGTGGAAGATGGGGCAGATGATTGTAGTGACCTAGCTAATGAAATCTTCCAGGAAGTGGACAAGGACAAG GACGGGAAAATTAGCTATGAAGAATTCGTCGCAATGATGAAAACAGGAACGGACTGGAGAAAAGCTTCGCGTCACTATTCAAGAGGCAGATTTAACAGCctaagcttgaagttgatgaaagATGGTTCTCTAAACTTGGGGGCCGAGTGA